The Falco naumanni isolate bFalNau1 chromosome 1, bFalNau1.pat, whole genome shotgun sequence genome window below encodes:
- the LIMK1 gene encoding LIM domain kinase 1 isoform X2 yields MLAAVLRKNCVLRAGAKCCECGTSLSHQYYEKDGRLYCKKDYWVRFGELCHGCSEQITKGLVMVAGEQKYHPECFSCLNCHTFIGDGDTYALVERSKLYCGHCYYQMVVTPVIEQILPDSPASRIPHTVTLVSIPACSDGKRGFSVSIDQGCGTEHSRTVRVREVDPDCISPDMKNSIHVGDRILEINGTPIGHVPLDEIDLLIQETSRLLQLTIEHDPHEPLACESGLACSPLPAPCSPLCSPAPPPCGEPGAMRQRTVTRSCSTDKSPGSGSVGSPASQRKDIGRSESLRVVSRAHRIFRPSDLIHGEVLGKGCFGQAIKVTHRETGEVMVMKELIRFDEETQRTFLKEVKVMRCLEHPNVLKFIGVLYKEKRLNFITEYIKGGTLRGLIKSMDSHYPWSQRVSFAKDIAAGMAYLHSMNIIHRDLNSHNCLVRENKSVVVADFGLARLMVDEKNQPEHLKNLKKPDRKKRYTVVGNPYWMAPEMINGRSYDEKVDIFSFGIVLCEIIGRVSADPDYLPRTTDFGLNVRGFLDRYCPPACPPSFFPIAVCCCDLDPEKRPSFSKLEQWLETLRMHLEIHLPLSSQLEQLDRAFGETHRQGEGGLPAPPHLHTL; encoded by the exons atgctggcagctgtgctgaggaagAACTGCGTCCTGCGCGCTGGAGCCAA GTGCTGTGAGTGCGGGACCTCCCTGTCCCACCAGTACTATGAGAAGGATGGGCGCCTGTACTGCAAGAAGGATTACTGGGTGCGCTTTGGGGAGCTCTGCCATGGCTGCTCGGAGCAGATCACCAAGGGGCTCGTCATG GTGGCCGGGGAGCAGAAGTACCACCCCGAGTGCTTCAGCTGCCTCAACTGCCACACATTCATCGGGGATGGGGACACCTATGCGCTGGTGGAGCGCTCCAAGCTCTACTG CGGGCACTGCTATTACCAGATGGTGGTGACACCGGTCATTGAGCAGATCCTGCCGGATTCGCCAGCTTCCCGCATCCCGCACACTGTCACGCTCGTCTCCATCCCCGCCTGCTCCGATGGCAAACGTGGCTTCTCAGTCTCCATTGACCAGGGCTGTGGCACCGAGCACTCCCGCACCGTCCGCGTCCGAGA GGTGGATCCAGACTGCATCAGCCCTGACATGAAGAACTCCATCCACGTTGGCGATCGCATCCTGGAGATCAACGGCACCCCCATTGGCCATGTCCCCCTGGATGAG ATTGACCTGCTGATCCAGGAGACCAGTCGCCTGCTCCAGCTGACCATCGAGCATGACCCCCACGAGCCCCTTGCCTGCGAGTCAGGGcttgcctgcagccccctgcctgccccgtgCAGCCCCCTgtgctcccctgcccccccaccctgTGGGGAGCCTGGTGCCATGCGCCAGCGGACTGTCAC gaggagctgcagcacgGACAAGTCTCCGGGCTCTGGCTCAGTGGGCTCACCCGCGTCCCAGCGCAAGGACATCGGTCGCTCTGAGTCGTTGCGCGTTGTCTCCCGTGCCCATCGCATCTTTCGCCCTTCTGACCTCATCCACGGCGAGGTGCTGGGCAAGGGCTGCTTTGGCCAGGCCATCAAG gTGACACACCGGGAGACAGGTGAGGTGATGGTCATGAAGGAGCTGATCCGCTTTGATGAGGAGACACAGAGGACCTTCCTCAAAGAG GTGAAGGTGATGCGCTGCCTGGAGCACCCCAATGTGCTGAAGTTCATCGGGGTGCTGTACAAGGAGAAGAGGCTCAACTTCATCACGGAGTACATCAAAGGGGGCACCTTGAGGGGCCTCATCAAGAGCATG gaCAGCCACTACCCCTGGAGCCAGCGGGTCAGCTTTGCCAAGGACATCGCTGCTGGCATG GCCTACCTCCACTCCATGAACATCATCCACCGTGACCTCAACTCTCACAACTGTCTCGTGCGGGAG AACAAGAGCGTGGTGGTGGCTGATTTTGGGCTGGCACGGCTGATGGTGGATGAGAAGAACCAGCCTGAACATCTCAAGAACCTGAAGAAACCGGACCGCAAGAAGCGGTACACGGTGGTGGGGAACCCGTACTGGATGGCGCCTGAGATGATCAATG GGAGGAGCTATGATGAGAAGGTGGACATCTTCTCCTTCGGTATCGTCCTGTGCGAG ATCATTGGTCGGGTGAGTGCTGACCCCGACTACCTGCCCCGTACCACTGACTTCGGCCTCAACGTCAGGGGCTTCCTGGACCGCTactgcccccctgcctgcccccccagcTTCTTCCCCATCGCTGTCTGCTGCTGTGACCTGGACCCTGAGAAGCG GCCATCCTTCAGCAAGCTGGAGCAGTGGCTGGAAACCCTCCGCATGCACCTGGAGATCCACCTGCCGCTGAgctcccagctggagcagctggaccGAGCTTTCGGGGAGACGCACCGGCAGGGCGAGGGCGGGTTGCCTGCGCCCCCACACCTGCACACCCTCTGA
- the LIMK1 gene encoding LIM domain kinase 1 isoform X1, with amino-acid sequence MRLMLLCCTWRDEPMGEDEGTDLPVCSSCGQGIYDGQYLQALNANWHADCFRCCECGTSLSHQYYEKDGRLYCKKDYWVRFGELCHGCSEQITKGLVMVAGEQKYHPECFSCLNCHTFIGDGDTYALVERSKLYCGHCYYQMVVTPVIEQILPDSPASRIPHTVTLVSIPACSDGKRGFSVSIDQGCGTEHSRTVRVREVDPDCISPDMKNSIHVGDRILEINGTPIGHVPLDEIDLLIQETSRLLQLTIEHDPHEPLACESGLACSPLPAPCSPLCSPAPPPCGEPGAMRQRTVTRSCSTDKSPGSGSVGSPASQRKDIGRSESLRVVSRAHRIFRPSDLIHGEVLGKGCFGQAIKVTHRETGEVMVMKELIRFDEETQRTFLKEVKVMRCLEHPNVLKFIGVLYKEKRLNFITEYIKGGTLRGLIKSMDSHYPWSQRVSFAKDIAAGMAYLHSMNIIHRDLNSHNCLVRENKSVVVADFGLARLMVDEKNQPEHLKNLKKPDRKKRYTVVGNPYWMAPEMINGRSYDEKVDIFSFGIVLCEIIGRVSADPDYLPRTTDFGLNVRGFLDRYCPPACPPSFFPIAVCCCDLDPEKRPSFSKLEQWLETLRMHLEIHLPLSSQLEQLDRAFGETHRQGEGGLPAPPHLHTL; translated from the exons GGACCGACCTGCCAGTGTGTTCGAGCTGCGGGCAGGGCATCTACGACGGGCAGTACCTGCAGGCGCTGAACGCCAACTGGCACGCCGACTGCTTCAG GTGCTGTGAGTGCGGGACCTCCCTGTCCCACCAGTACTATGAGAAGGATGGGCGCCTGTACTGCAAGAAGGATTACTGGGTGCGCTTTGGGGAGCTCTGCCATGGCTGCTCGGAGCAGATCACCAAGGGGCTCGTCATG GTGGCCGGGGAGCAGAAGTACCACCCCGAGTGCTTCAGCTGCCTCAACTGCCACACATTCATCGGGGATGGGGACACCTATGCGCTGGTGGAGCGCTCCAAGCTCTACTG CGGGCACTGCTATTACCAGATGGTGGTGACACCGGTCATTGAGCAGATCCTGCCGGATTCGCCAGCTTCCCGCATCCCGCACACTGTCACGCTCGTCTCCATCCCCGCCTGCTCCGATGGCAAACGTGGCTTCTCAGTCTCCATTGACCAGGGCTGTGGCACCGAGCACTCCCGCACCGTCCGCGTCCGAGA GGTGGATCCAGACTGCATCAGCCCTGACATGAAGAACTCCATCCACGTTGGCGATCGCATCCTGGAGATCAACGGCACCCCCATTGGCCATGTCCCCCTGGATGAG ATTGACCTGCTGATCCAGGAGACCAGTCGCCTGCTCCAGCTGACCATCGAGCATGACCCCCACGAGCCCCTTGCCTGCGAGTCAGGGcttgcctgcagccccctgcctgccccgtgCAGCCCCCTgtgctcccctgcccccccaccctgTGGGGAGCCTGGTGCCATGCGCCAGCGGACTGTCAC gaggagctgcagcacgGACAAGTCTCCGGGCTCTGGCTCAGTGGGCTCACCCGCGTCCCAGCGCAAGGACATCGGTCGCTCTGAGTCGTTGCGCGTTGTCTCCCGTGCCCATCGCATCTTTCGCCCTTCTGACCTCATCCACGGCGAGGTGCTGGGCAAGGGCTGCTTTGGCCAGGCCATCAAG gTGACACACCGGGAGACAGGTGAGGTGATGGTCATGAAGGAGCTGATCCGCTTTGATGAGGAGACACAGAGGACCTTCCTCAAAGAG GTGAAGGTGATGCGCTGCCTGGAGCACCCCAATGTGCTGAAGTTCATCGGGGTGCTGTACAAGGAGAAGAGGCTCAACTTCATCACGGAGTACATCAAAGGGGGCACCTTGAGGGGCCTCATCAAGAGCATG gaCAGCCACTACCCCTGGAGCCAGCGGGTCAGCTTTGCCAAGGACATCGCTGCTGGCATG GCCTACCTCCACTCCATGAACATCATCCACCGTGACCTCAACTCTCACAACTGTCTCGTGCGGGAG AACAAGAGCGTGGTGGTGGCTGATTTTGGGCTGGCACGGCTGATGGTGGATGAGAAGAACCAGCCTGAACATCTCAAGAACCTGAAGAAACCGGACCGCAAGAAGCGGTACACGGTGGTGGGGAACCCGTACTGGATGGCGCCTGAGATGATCAATG GGAGGAGCTATGATGAGAAGGTGGACATCTTCTCCTTCGGTATCGTCCTGTGCGAG ATCATTGGTCGGGTGAGTGCTGACCCCGACTACCTGCCCCGTACCACTGACTTCGGCCTCAACGTCAGGGGCTTCCTGGACCGCTactgcccccctgcctgcccccccagcTTCTTCCCCATCGCTGTCTGCTGCTGTGACCTGGACCCTGAGAAGCG GCCATCCTTCAGCAAGCTGGAGCAGTGGCTGGAAACCCTCCGCATGCACCTGGAGATCCACCTGCCGCTGAgctcccagctggagcagctggaccGAGCTTTCGGGGAGACGCACCGGCAGGGCGAGGGCGGGTTGCCTGCGCCCCCACACCTGCACACCCTCTGA